In Corynebacterium nuruki S6-4, the following proteins share a genomic window:
- a CDS encoding ABC transporter ATP-binding protein, whose amino-acid sequence MSTATEPTATPTTRRTTTAPVITVRDLTRTYRPTGRKKDAYTAVDGISFEVRRGEVYGLLGTNGAGKTSSLEVIEGLAAPTGGTVAIFGHDPKTDRDIVRPDLGIMLQNGGLPKELTVAETMRMWAGTCSTPRPTAEVLAEVDLTHRLTTRVGSLSGGEQRRLDLACALLNDPRVIFLDEPTTGLDPESRARTWELLADLKARGVTMVLTTHYLEEAERLADRIAIMHAGRIAVEGSLDDLVAAEGAEITATLPGNGPGAGPDALPHLPDTTGFPDFPGALVSRDGDRLRIQTTHLQRDAHRLLDWAAAQGITFDHFTARPASLERVFHRIAGADAQAA is encoded by the coding sequence ATGAGCACAGCAACCGAGCCCACGGCCACCCCGACCACCCGCCGCACCACCACCGCCCCCGTCATCACCGTCCGGGACCTGACCCGCACCTACCGCCCCACCGGCAGGAAGAAAGACGCCTACACCGCCGTCGACGGCATCAGCTTCGAGGTCCGGCGCGGCGAAGTCTACGGCCTCCTCGGCACCAACGGCGCCGGGAAGACCTCCTCCCTCGAAGTCATCGAGGGCCTCGCCGCCCCCACCGGCGGCACCGTCGCCATCTTCGGCCACGACCCGAAGACCGACCGCGACATCGTCCGCCCCGACCTCGGCATCATGCTGCAGAACGGTGGCCTGCCCAAGGAACTCACCGTCGCCGAGACCATGCGCATGTGGGCCGGCACCTGCTCCACCCCGCGTCCCACCGCCGAGGTCCTCGCCGAGGTCGACCTGACCCACCGGCTCACCACCCGCGTCGGCTCCCTCTCCGGCGGCGAGCAGCGACGCCTCGACCTCGCCTGCGCCCTGCTCAACGATCCCCGCGTCATCTTCCTCGACGAACCCACCACCGGCCTGGACCCCGAGTCCCGCGCCCGGACCTGGGAACTGCTCGCCGACCTGAAGGCCCGCGGCGTGACGATGGTCCTCACCACCCACTACCTCGAAGAGGCCGAACGCCTCGCCGACCGCATCGCGATCATGCATGCCGGCCGCATCGCCGTGGAAGGCAGCCTCGACGACCTCGTCGCCGCCGAGGGTGCGGAGATCACCGCGACCCTGCCGGGCAACGGTCCCGGCGCCGGCCCGGACGCCCTCCCGCACCTCCCGGACACCACCGGTTTCCCCGACTTCCCCGGAGCTCTCGTCAGCCGCGACGGTGACCGTCTCCGGATCCAGACAACCCACCTCCAGCGGGACGCCCACCGGCTCCTCGACTGGGCCGCCGCACAGGGCATCACCTTCGACCACTTCACCGCCCGCCCCGCCAGCCTCGAGCGCGTCTTCCACCGCATCGCCGGTGCCGACGCACAGGCCGCCTGA
- a CDS encoding ABC transporter permease — protein sequence MTTATNTTRPSQRTATPPRTGAASRIVSRVTALARSETLQFLRNRTLLINAAVFPLGFGLAMFFVTKAADGSTVTDAAAMALEYFLVFALIFVQYYTVLSMVTTRRDEGVMKRLRTGEARDAEILGAFSFPGGVLTVLLTVVMVVVLIVLGAPGPVNVLPVIVGVLLGLAVCTGLALLTSGMTKNAEAAQITSLPVMVLMFASMGSIRQMFPDQVNDIIGRTPFALVFDLSEYGWTGSTMTQRIADDGPAPLDAAGVLGETWPMMVMLAAWAVLCLWAGAKYVKWDVRS from the coding sequence ATGACCACTGCAACCAACACAACCCGCCCATCACAGCGCACCGCCACCCCGCCCCGCACCGGAGCGGCGTCCCGGATCGTCTCCCGCGTCACCGCCCTGGCCCGCTCCGAGACCCTCCAGTTCCTCCGCAACCGCACCCTGCTCATCAACGCCGCTGTCTTCCCCCTCGGCTTCGGCCTGGCGATGTTCTTCGTCACGAAGGCCGCCGACGGCTCCACCGTCACGGACGCCGCCGCCATGGCCCTGGAGTACTTCCTGGTCTTCGCCCTGATATTCGTGCAGTACTACACGGTGCTGTCGATGGTCACGACCCGCCGCGACGAAGGCGTGATGAAACGGCTGCGCACCGGCGAGGCCCGCGATGCGGAGATCCTCGGCGCGTTCTCCTTCCCCGGCGGCGTCCTGACGGTCCTGCTCACCGTCGTCATGGTGGTCGTCCTCATCGTCCTCGGCGCCCCGGGGCCGGTGAACGTGCTGCCGGTCATCGTCGGCGTCCTGCTCGGTCTCGCGGTCTGCACCGGCCTGGCGCTGCTCACCAGCGGCATGACGAAGAACGCGGAAGCCGCCCAGATCACCTCCCTGCCGGTGATGGTCCTCATGTTCGCCTCGATGGGCAGCATCCGCCAGATGTTCCCCGACCAGGTCAACGACATCATCGGACGTACCCCGTTCGCCCTGGTCTTCGACCTCTCCGAGTACGGCTGGACGGGCAGCACCATGACCCAGCGCATCGCCGATGACGGCCCCGCCCCGCTGGACGCCGCGGGCGTCCTCGGGGAGACCTGGCCGATGATGGTCATGCTCGCCGCCTGGGCGGTCCTCTGCCTGTGGGCCGGTGCGAAGTACGTGAAGTGGGATGTCCGGAGCTGA
- a CDS encoding sensor histidine kinase, with translation MGAVNPFRTWRTLGGGAKLAVYTRLSLDAMVVFFGLYVVVVVMFVDTDVTPPVWLSTVDIVASLLLIAVGVAVLEFRPEFSTAPRRAVPWLLPAATVLGASCWLAGILLTLSGNDEVSAGGAPLVVMSLFVVPLAVLPWLPYHWPVAAAATVVTALVLGGNWWMALFIPFFLMTTLLSAWTVSVARQLDRARITESALQVSEERLRFAQELHDTVGQRLAAMSVKTELARALAARGDDRLDAELADLQSLTRTTVAEMHDVVEGYRTADLATELRSARDLLTSAGVACTVEGDPATVGEPLDEVAAWLVREAATNVIRHSEATRVRITLAPDMVAVANDGVVRDIGRLSGLAGIRRRAEPAGASLVAERDGDRFTVTLTGAS, from the coding sequence ATGGGTGCCGTGAACCCTTTCCGGACCTGGCGGACCTTGGGCGGCGGCGCGAAGCTCGCCGTCTACACACGACTGTCACTCGATGCGATGGTCGTGTTCTTCGGCCTGTACGTGGTGGTCGTCGTCATGTTCGTGGACACCGACGTCACCCCGCCCGTCTGGCTCAGCACCGTCGACATCGTGGCGTCCCTGCTGCTCATCGCCGTCGGTGTCGCGGTCCTCGAGTTCCGCCCCGAGTTCTCCACCGCGCCGCGTCGTGCCGTGCCGTGGCTGCTCCCCGCCGCGACGGTGCTGGGGGCGTCCTGCTGGCTGGCGGGAATCCTGCTGACCCTGTCGGGGAACGACGAAGTGTCCGCGGGCGGGGCGCCGCTCGTTGTCATGTCCCTGTTCGTCGTGCCGTTGGCCGTCCTGCCCTGGCTGCCGTACCACTGGCCGGTCGCCGCGGCCGCCACGGTGGTGACCGCGCTGGTCCTCGGCGGGAACTGGTGGATGGCCCTGTTCATCCCCTTCTTCCTCATGACGACACTGCTGTCGGCGTGGACCGTGTCCGTGGCCAGACAGCTCGACCGTGCCCGCATCACCGAGAGTGCGCTGCAGGTCAGTGAGGAGCGTCTCCGCTTCGCCCAGGAACTGCACGACACGGTCGGTCAGCGCCTCGCCGCGATGTCGGTGAAGACGGAACTCGCCCGGGCACTCGCCGCCCGCGGCGATGACCGGTTGGACGCCGAACTCGCCGACCTGCAGTCCCTGACCCGCACCACGGTCGCCGAGATGCACGATGTGGTGGAGGGCTACCGCACCGCGGACCTCGCCACCGAACTGCGGTCGGCCCGCGACCTGCTGACCAGCGCGGGCGTGGCGTGCACGGTCGAGGGCGATCCGGCGACCGTCGGTGAGCCGCTCGACGAGGTCGCCGCCTGGCTGGTCCGGGAGGCGGCGACGAACGTGATCCGGCACTCGGAGGCCACCCGGGTGCGGATCACCCTCGCTCCGGACATGGTGGCGGTCGCCAATGACGGGGTGGTGCGGGACATCGGCCGACTGTCGGGGCTGGCCGGGATCAGACGCCGCGCGGAGCCGGCCGGGGCGTCCCTCGTCGCCGAACGCGACGGTGACCGGTTCACCGTCACCCTGACAGGAGCGTCATGA
- a CDS encoding response regulator transcription factor: MSITVVVVDDESLVASSLSTLLDLEDDLRVVATLGSGEDLLSWWDAAAADDAAHRADVVVMDLQLGGIDGVETARRLAQQAGETPAVLIVTSHGRPRELRQALAAGIPGFVRKTSTAAEFATAVRAVHAGRRYIDPDLAAAAISADESPLTDREVEVLEAAGRGGSVEQIAATVHLAPGTTRNYLSSAMGKTGAATRFEAWRIARERDWL, from the coding sequence ATGAGTATCACCGTGGTCGTCGTCGACGACGAATCCCTGGTCGCCAGTTCACTGTCCACCCTGCTCGACCTGGAGGACGACCTGCGGGTCGTCGCCACCCTCGGCTCCGGTGAGGACCTGCTGTCCTGGTGGGACGCCGCCGCTGCCGACGACGCCGCCCACCGTGCCGATGTGGTCGTCATGGACCTCCAGCTCGGCGGAATCGACGGCGTGGAGACCGCCCGCCGGCTCGCGCAGCAGGCCGGGGAGACTCCCGCGGTCCTTATCGTCACCAGCCACGGGCGTCCCCGGGAGCTCCGGCAGGCCCTCGCCGCGGGGATCCCCGGGTTCGTGCGGAAGACCTCCACCGCCGCCGAGTTCGCCACCGCCGTGCGCGCCGTGCACGCCGGACGCCGCTACATCGACCCCGACCTGGCCGCCGCCGCGATCAGTGCCGACGAGTCCCCGTTGACCGACCGGGAGGTGGAGGTGCTGGAGGCCGCCGGGCGCGGCGGATCGGTGGAGCAGATCGCCGCCACGGTGCACCTGGCACCCGGGACGACCCGCAACTACCTGTCGTCGGCGATGGGCAAGACGGGGGCGGCGACCCGGTTCGAGGCGTGGCGTATCGCCCGGGAACGCGACTGGCTGTAA
- a CDS encoding DUF4265 domain-containing protein encodes MQNSGHDSTATTVTVPVDGIPGVGSETLAASCLGGARFVVRSVPCAATDVALGDIVECVTVDGRPHLDRVLVRGGGSTLRIAVEDDDPLVYRRIVEGLTAAGCAVEAVGARMLAVGVPADAPREGLDLLVDQWREGGSVLVAPGYTHPGTTGK; translated from the coding sequence ATGCAGAACTCCGGCCATGACTCCACCGCCACCACCGTCACCGTCCCCGTCGACGGGATCCCGGGGGTCGGATCGGAGACCCTCGCGGCGTCCTGCCTCGGCGGGGCGCGTTTCGTCGTGCGGTCGGTGCCGTGCGCGGCGACGGATGTCGCTCTCGGGGACATCGTCGAGTGCGTCACGGTCGACGGCCGCCCCCACCTCGACCGCGTCCTCGTGCGCGGCGGTGGGTCGACCCTGCGCATCGCGGTGGAGGACGACGATCCGCTGGTGTACCGCCGGATCGTCGAGGGCCTGACCGCCGCGGGGTGTGCCGTGGAGGCGGTCGGGGCGCGGATGCTCGCGGTCGGCGTGCCGGCGGACGCGCCGCGGGAAGGGCTCGACCTGCTGGTCGACCAGTGGCGGGAAGGCGGGTCGGTCCTCGTCGCCCCCGGCTACACGCATCCCGGCACCACGGGGAAATAG
- a CDS encoding trimeric intracellular cation channel family protein produces the protein MDFVDPSVRTVYATLDLIGVVLYGMIGATIARARNFDIVGIVFLAIITALGGGMIRDVLIDNGPPAALQDMRYFGLALLGALLATAIHMNSRSWEIFRVHGDAVVLGVWAATGSTKALANGLPWSSALFLGVLTVVGGGMIRDVLTGSVPEVFGGATLYATPAALTAALMVAVYSVNESGVAGDFPLLFVGMIVAPVLGAGMMILSYWRGWKLPGTQDLSWAAQAKLRQPMTLARDMARRRFRMRRREEREARKAERAAARRGLRDRFGRTSGPRDGTDSE, from the coding sequence ATGGACTTCGTCGACCCGTCGGTGAGGACGGTCTACGCCACCCTCGACCTCATCGGTGTGGTGCTCTACGGCATGATCGGCGCGACGATCGCGCGGGCCCGCAACTTCGACATCGTCGGCATCGTCTTCCTCGCCATCATCACCGCCCTCGGCGGCGGCATGATCCGCGACGTCCTCATCGACAACGGACCACCCGCCGCACTGCAGGACATGCGCTATTTCGGGCTGGCACTGCTCGGTGCCCTGCTGGCGACGGCCATCCATATGAACTCGCGGAGCTGGGAGATCTTCCGCGTCCACGGGGACGCCGTGGTGCTCGGCGTGTGGGCCGCGACCGGATCCACGAAGGCCCTCGCCAACGGGCTGCCGTGGTCCTCGGCACTGTTCCTCGGCGTGCTCACCGTCGTCGGCGGCGGCATGATCCGGGACGTGCTGACCGGCTCGGTGCCGGAGGTCTTCGGCGGGGCGACGCTCTACGCCACCCCGGCCGCGCTCACCGCCGCACTGATGGTCGCCGTCTACTCGGTGAACGAGTCCGGGGTCGCCGGCGATTTCCCGCTGCTGTTCGTCGGCATGATCGTCGCCCCGGTGCTCGGCGCGGGGATGATGATCCTGTCCTACTGGCGGGGCTGGAAACTCCCCGGGACACAGGATCTGTCGTGGGCGGCGCAGGCGAAACTGCGGCAGCCGATGACACTGGCGCGCGACATGGCGCGGCGCCGGTTCCGGATGCGGCGACGCGAGGAGCGCGAGGCGAGGAAGGCTGAACGGGCGGCGGCGCGCCGGGGACTGCGGGACCGGTTCGGCCGGACCTCCGGTCCCCGCGACGGGACCGACTCGGAATAG